The Deltaproteobacteria bacterium genome includes a region encoding these proteins:
- a CDS encoding cytochrome C oxidase subunit IV family protein translates to MRAAEKHHVSYVAIWVWLVVLLAVGLTFVALPVTKVTAIALIFSAAVVKAALVVRHYMHLRAQPVMVYVIMSVPVVLAIAMVLALIPDIAMRP, encoded by the coding sequence ATGAGAGCGGCCGAGAAACACCATGTGAGTTACGTCGCTATCTGGGTCTGGCTGGTGGTGTTACTGGCGGTGGGCCTGACTTTCGTCGCCTTACCGGTGACCAAAGTGACCGCCATCGCGCTGATCTTCTCGGCTGCGGTGGTAAAAGCTGCGCTGGTGGTGCGGCACTACATGCACCTGCGGGCGCAACCGGTGATGGTGTACGTGATCATGAGCGTCCCGGTGGTGCTGGCGATCGCGATGGTGTTGGCGTTGATTCCGGACATCGCCATGCGTCCCTGA
- a CDS encoding heme-copper oxidase subunit III — MTSQAVTTLPGSIGAARGESGAWPQVSALGAASDRRPRIANAVLGMLIFLGAEAMFFAGLISAFLVLRAGSLAWPPPDQPRLPVGITFANTLVLLLSADTMRRALAAIRAGHLQALPRWLGATAMLGTAFLLVQGSEWLRLLGYGLRASSGPYGATFYTLIGCHGLHLLGGLIVLLAVLRSARRQRYTAHAHGAVEAARLYWYFVVGIWPILYGLVYLS; from the coding sequence ATGACCAGCCAAGCGGTGACCACGTTACCCGGCAGCATCGGCGCTGCCCGCGGCGAATCCGGTGCCTGGCCGCAGGTAAGTGCGCTGGGCGCTGCTTCAGACCGACGACCTCGGATTGCCAACGCGGTGCTGGGCATGCTGATCTTCCTCGGGGCCGAGGCGATGTTTTTTGCCGGCTTGATCAGCGCGTTTCTGGTCTTGCGCGCCGGCAGCCTCGCCTGGCCGCCGCCGGATCAGCCGCGGCTGCCGGTCGGAATTACATTCGCCAACACCCTCGTCCTCTTGCTGAGCGCTGACACCATGCGCCGGGCGCTGGCGGCCATTCGCGCGGGCCACTTGCAAGCGCTGCCGCGCTGGCTGGGCGCGACGGCGATGCTGGGGACTGCTTTCCTGCTCGTGCAAGGCAGCGAATGGCTGCGGCTGTTGGGTTACGGCTTGCGTGCTAGTTCCGGCCCGTACGGCGCCACCTTCTACACCCTGATCGGCTGCCACGGCCTACACCTGCTGGGCGGGCTGATCGTGCTGCTGGCCGTTCTGCGCTCGGCGCGCCGGCAGCGCTACACGGCGCACGCCCACGGAGCAGTCGAGGCGGCTCGGCTGTACTGGTACTTCGTGGTCGGCATCTGGCCGATCCTATATGGGCTGGTATACCTCTCCTAG
- a CDS encoding cytochrome c oxidase subunit 3, with the protein MAHSEHETRVFTEQPIGRVGMWWFLASEVMVFGGLLGSYILSRIAAGGWAAETAHVNTRIAAINTLILVTSSLTIVQAHAAVEAEEHTRARKYLLITVLLGLGFLCIKGFEYSIELGHGFTPASGLFWSYYYTMTGLHGLHVFAGVVVNFVLFLLAGGRRWAAVKQRVEYAGLYWHFVDVVWIFLFPLLYLA; encoded by the coding sequence ATGGCCCATTCAGAGCATGAGACGCGGGTGTTCACCGAGCAGCCCATCGGGCGGGTGGGGATGTGGTGGTTTCTGGCCTCGGAGGTGATGGTCTTCGGCGGTCTGCTGGGCTCGTATATTCTCTCCCGCATCGCCGCCGGCGGCTGGGCCGCCGAGACCGCGCACGTGAACACGCGCATCGCCGCGATCAACACCTTGATCCTGGTCACCAGCAGCCTCACCATTGTGCAGGCGCATGCCGCGGTCGAGGCGGAGGAGCATACCCGCGCCCGCAAGTATCTCCTGATCACCGTGCTGCTGGGGCTGGGCTTCCTCTGCATCAAGGGTTTTGAATACTCGATCGAGCTGGGCCACGGCTTCACGCCTGCCAGCGGGTTGTTCTGGTCCTATTACTACACCATGACCGGCCTGCACGGCTTGCACGTGTTCGCCGGCGTGGTGGTGAATTTTGTCCTGTTCCTGTTGGCCGGCGGCCGGCGCTGGGCGGCGGTGAAGCAGCGCGTCGAGTACGCCGGGTTGTATTGGCACTTCGTCGATGTGGTGTGGATCTTCCTGTTCCCGTTGCTCTACCTGGCGTGA
- a CDS encoding pyridoxamine 5'-phosphate oxidase family protein — MAYRLSGKVLAFVRTQRVARLATVGPNHRPHNVPVCTVNVGGHIYFASEAKARKVRNLRRRPVVTLTFDRYGERWSQLAGAMITGTAAAIEQGPVFRRARLALYRKYRQYARVAPITAPATVIVRVTPTECFSWGL, encoded by the coding sequence GTGGCGTATCGACTGAGCGGAAAGGTGCTGGCGTTCGTGCGCACGCAGCGCGTCGCCCGGTTGGCTACGGTCGGACCTAACCACCGGCCGCACAACGTTCCCGTGTGCACCGTCAACGTCGGCGGGCACATCTACTTCGCCAGCGAGGCCAAGGCCCGCAAGGTGCGCAATCTGCGCCGCCGGCCGGTCGTGACTTTGACTTTCGACCGCTATGGCGAGCGCTGGTCGCAGCTGGCCGGCGCCATGATCACGGGCACAGCGGCGGCGATCGAACAAGGTCCGGTGTTTCGGCGCGCCCGCCTGGCGCTGTATCGCAAGTATCGCCAGTACGCCCGGGTCGCACCGATCACCGCGCCGGCGACCGTGATCGTGCGAGTTACGCCGACAGAGTGTTTTTCGTGGGGGCTGTGA